The Bos taurus isolate L1 Dominette 01449 registration number 42190680 breed Hereford chromosome 18, ARS-UCD2.0, whole genome shotgun sequence genome has a window encoding:
- the ZNF444 gene encoding zinc finger protein 444 isoform X1, with protein sequence MEALGLGPVKQERGAAEGLTADSPWHRFRHFHLGDAPGPREALGLLRALCRAWLRPEVRTKEQMLELLVLEQFLSALPTEVQAWVCSRRPQSGEEAVALLEELWGPATRAPQDATGGSGVGVEEEAGGATPSGDAAPRPEEPATADAQAARPYKQEPGSPLPAPPDPPAPGLPAFLAAPATASCPDCGKASLKPAHLLRHRQSHSGEKPHACPECGKAFRRKEHLRRHRGTHPGGPGPALRPLPAREKPHACCECGKTFYWREHLVRHRKTHSGARPFACWQCGKGFGRREHVLRHQRTHGRAGGAAPGPEGAAPFPPWPLG encoded by the exons ATGGAGGCGCTGGGCCTGGGCCCCGTGAAGCAGGAGCGAGGCGCCGCTGAGGGCCTGACCGCCGACTCGCCGTGGCACCGCTTCCGCCACTTCCACCTGGGCGACGCCCCGGGGCCCCGCGAGGCGCTGGGGTTGCTGCGTGCGCTCTGCCGGGCCTGGCTGCGGCCCGAGGTGCGCACCAAGGAGCAGATGCTGGAGCTGCTGGTGCTCGAGCAGTTTCTGAGCGCGCTGCCCACCGAGGTGCAGGCCTGGGTGTGCAGCCGCCGGCCACAGAGCGGCGAGGAGGCCGTGGCGCTGCTGGAGGAGCTGTGG GGACCAGCGACGAGGGCGCCTCAGGATGCGACCGGAGGCTCTGGGGTCGGCGTGGAAGAGGAAGCCGGTGGGGCGACGCCCTCAG GAGATGCGGCCCCCAGACCTGAGGAACCGGCGACGGCGGACGCCCAGGCCGCGCGCCCCTACAAGCAGGAGCCGGGCAGCCCCCTGCCGGCGCCGCCAGACCCGCCGGCGCCCGGCCTGCCCGCCTTCCTGGCGGCCCCGGCCACCGCGTCCTGCCCCGACTGCGGCAAGGCCTCTCTGAAGCCTGCGCACCTGCTGCGCCACCGGCAGAGCCACTCGGGCGAGAAGCCGCACGCCTGCCCCGAGTGCGGCAAGGCCTTCCGGCGCAAGGAGCACCTGCGACGCCACCGCGGCACACACCCTGGCGGCCCGGGCCCGGCCCTGCGCCCGCTGCCCGCGCGCGAGAAGCCGCACGCCTGCTGCGAGTGCGGCAAGACCTTCTACTGGCGCGAGCACTTGGTGCGCCACCGCAAGACGCATTCGGGCGCCCGGCCCTTCGCGTGCTGGCAGTGCGGCAAGGGCTTCGGGCGCCGTGAGCACGTGCTCCGCCACCAGCGCACCCACGGGCGCGCAGGCGGGGCGGCCCCGGGCCCCGAGGGCGCCGCGCCCTTCCCGCCCTGGCCCCTGGGGTAG
- the LOC112442416 gene encoding zinc finger and SCAN domain-containing protein 5B-like: MPPQDTLMENSDCDQENWHVRFRTFSSSEESDPVEDLRRLRELCHLWLRPDLHTKEQMMDRLVLEQFMICMPLECQVLLKESGVQSCKALEDMLRNKQKPKNWTIVCVQGKKYLVHDPDIEMVEAKAGDMDNERDPCREPQPPMTVIPPEDGQEGSPELQNLPGATNLSREQDERALPPETVPEAGELEGLTPRENLEKDLLEDRGETKTLQSEAPQLLKGPEGDVSTTRGSRRGPLKNRRHMKRKRDSSPTCQDVRQEAATCLDQGEFSGQLGSHSVGSSGTVGPTSLPEGAETPGRAPSECRVCKKSFPYQSQLILHQRTHTGERPFQCDICAKGFIQLSHLRVHEQIHTGKKPYSCDLCLKKFTHDSTLRAHKRTHTQEKPFRCEHCDRAFSHRGNLSVH; this comes from the exons ATGCCACCCCAAGACACACTCATGGAAAACTCAGACTGTGACCAGGAAAACTGGCACGTCCGGTTCAGAACATTTAGCAGCTCGGAGGAGTCAGACCCTGTCGAGGATCTGAGGAGACTCCGTGAACTCTGCCATCTGTGGCTGAGGCCGGATCTTCACACCAAGGAGCAGATGATGGACAGGCTGGTGCTGGAACAGTTCATGATCTGCATGCCCCTGGAGTGCCAGGTCCTGCTCAAAGAAAGTGGGGTGCAGAGTTGCAAAGCCCTGGAGGACATGCTGAGAAATAAGCAGAAACCCAAGAACTGG ACCATAGTCTGCGTACAAGGGAAGAAATATCTTGTGCACGATCCCGATATTGAGATGGTTGAAGCCAAGGCCGGTGACATGGACAATGAGAGAGACCCGTGCAGGGAGCCCCAACCCCCCATGACGGTCATACCTCCAGAGGATGGCCAGGAAGGAAGCCCAGAGCTGCAGAATCTGCCAGGAGCCACGAACCTTTCTAGGGAGCAG GATGAGAGAGCTCTCCCGCCAGAGACTGTTCCTGAAGCAGGTGAGCTGGAAGGTCTGACGCCCAGGGAGAACTTGGAGAAGGACCTGCTGGAAGACAGGGGAGAGACAAAAACCCTTCAATCTGAAGCACCTCAACTTCTGAAGGGTCCTG AGGGAGACGTTTCCACTACGAGGGGATCCAGACGAGGTCCTCTAAAGAATCGCAGACATATGAAAAGGAAGCGGGACAGCAGTCCGACTTGCCAAGACGTGCGTCAAGAAGCAGCCACGTGTTTGGACCAAGGAGAGTTCTCAGGACAGCTTGGGTCCCATTCCGTTGGTTCATCTGGCACCGTGGGACCCACCAGTCTTCCTGAGGGAGCAGAAACCCCAGGACGGGCACCCTCTGAATGCAGGGTGTGCAAAAAGAGCTTTCCTTATCAATCTCAGCTTATCTTGCACCAGAGGACACACACAGGAGAGAGGCCCTTTCAATGCGACATCTGTGCCAAAGGGTTCATACAGCTTTCACATCTGCGGGTTCACGAGCAGATCCACACTGGCAAGAAGCCCTACAGCTGTGATCTCTGCCTCAAGAAGTTCACCCACGACTCCACGCTGCGCGCTCACAAGAGGACCCACACCCAGGAGAAGCCTTTCCGCTGTGAGCACTGTGACAGAGCTTTCAGCCACCGAGGGAACCTCAGTGTTCACTGA